Proteins from one Candidatus Roseilinea sp. genomic window:
- the hisA gene encoding 1-(5-phosphoribosyl)-5-[(5-phosphoribosylamino) methylideneamino] imidazole-4-carboxamide isomerase — MFTIYPAIDLRNGRVVRLLQGDPSQQITYSDDPSAIAARWASEGATWLHVVNLDGALGDPAAGRANRRALQDVRRRVSAKIQFGGGLRDIHDVTAAFDAGADRVVLGTAAVENPKLVADALDRFGPARIVVGLDSRHGIIVTRGWQRATPITAIELGSRMREMGVIHALYTEVGRDGMMAGVAAELTAALAQLTGLQVIASGGVRNLDDIHELMQYASRGVSGVIVGRALYEGALSLREALQTIVTQG, encoded by the coding sequence AACAGATCACGTATTCGGATGACCCGTCGGCCATCGCGGCGCGCTGGGCGAGCGAGGGGGCGACCTGGTTGCACGTGGTCAACCTGGACGGCGCGCTCGGCGACCCAGCCGCAGGGCGCGCCAATCGTCGCGCGTTGCAAGACGTGCGGCGCCGCGTGAGCGCGAAGATCCAGTTCGGCGGCGGCCTGCGAGACATCCACGATGTGACGGCCGCGTTCGACGCCGGCGCCGACCGCGTGGTGCTGGGAACCGCTGCGGTGGAGAATCCGAAGCTCGTGGCCGACGCGCTCGACCGGTTCGGGCCGGCGCGCATCGTCGTCGGCCTGGACTCACGCCATGGCATCATCGTCACGCGCGGCTGGCAACGGGCCACGCCGATAACGGCGATCGAGCTGGGTTCGCGCATGCGAGAGATGGGGGTCATTCACGCCCTCTACACGGAAGTCGGGCGCGACGGCATGATGGCCGGCGTCGCCGCCGAGCTGACGGCAGCCCTGGCGCAGTTGACCGGCCTGCAAGTCATCGCCTCAGGCGGGGTGCGCAACCTGGACGACATCCACGAGTTGATGCAGTATGCATCGCGCGGCGTGTCCGGCGTGATCGTCGGGCGCGCGCTCTATGAGGGCGCATTGTCGCTCAGGGAAGCATTGCAAACGATCGTCACGCAAGGGTAA
- the hisF gene encoding imidazole glycerol phosphate synthase subunit HisF, which produces MLAKRIIPCFDVANGRVVKGVNFVNLRDAGDPVEQAGIYNGERADELVFLDILASHEGRGTTVEMARRVADEVFIPFTIGGGIRSADDFRTLLLAGADKCSINSAAVRNPNLINEAAWRFGSQCVVVAIDARRDGDGWKVYLNGGRIPTDLDAVAWAQEAERRGAGEILLTSMDTDGTQDGYDLPLLRAICSAVNIPVIASGGAGKLEHFYEAIQAGASAVLAASVFHYKTFSVGEVKRYLAGRGVPVRL; this is translated from the coding sequence ATGCTCGCCAAGCGCATCATCCCATGCTTCGACGTCGCCAACGGACGGGTGGTCAAGGGGGTGAACTTCGTCAACTTGCGCGACGCCGGCGACCCGGTGGAGCAAGCCGGCATCTACAACGGCGAGCGCGCCGACGAATTAGTCTTCCTCGACATCCTGGCCTCGCACGAAGGCCGCGGCACGACCGTCGAGATGGCGCGCCGCGTGGCCGACGAGGTGTTCATCCCCTTTACCATCGGCGGCGGCATCCGCTCGGCCGACGACTTCCGCACGCTGCTGCTGGCCGGCGCCGATAAGTGCTCGATCAACAGCGCCGCCGTGCGCAACCCCAATCTGATCAACGAGGCGGCCTGGCGCTTCGGGTCGCAATGCGTGGTGGTGGCCATAGACGCCCGACGCGATGGCGACGGCTGGAAGGTATATCTGAACGGCGGGCGCATACCGACCGACCTGGACGCCGTGGCATGGGCACAAGAGGCCGAACGGCGCGGCGCCGGCGAAATCTTGCTCACCAGCATGGACACCGACGGCACGCAGGACGGCTACGACTTGCCGTTGTTGCGCGCGATCTGCAGCGCCGTGAACATCCCGGTCATCGCCTCCGGCGGCGCCGGCAAGCTCGAGCACTTCTACGAAGCGATCCAGGCCGGCGCCAGCGCTGTGCTGGCGGCTTCGGTCTTCCACTATAAAACCTTCAGCGTAGGCGAGGTGAAGCGCTACCTCGCCGGTCGGGGCGTGCCCGTGCGCCTGTGA
- the hisI gene encoding histidine biosynthesis bifunctional protein HisIE, with product MLQLKFDAFGLIPAIIQDALTGRVLMLGWMNEEALGRTLRTGEVWFWSRSRQTLWHKGDTSGNVLRVREVRADCDADCLLVRAEPAGPTCHTGRESCFWQDVNGNALQPPAAGFLDELAEIVQARRVAAPDESYTARLFAQGRLKIAQKVGEEGLEAALAGVAQDEDRLIEESADLLFHLLVLLNERGVALREVLARLAERHARATQER from the coding sequence GTGCTTCAACTCAAGTTCGATGCCTTCGGCCTGATCCCCGCTATCATTCAGGACGCCCTCACCGGCCGTGTGCTCATGCTCGGCTGGATGAATGAGGAGGCGCTGGGGCGTACGCTGCGCACCGGTGAGGTGTGGTTCTGGTCGCGCAGCCGACAGACGCTGTGGCACAAGGGCGACACCAGCGGCAACGTGCTGCGCGTGCGCGAAGTGCGCGCCGATTGTGATGCCGATTGCCTGCTCGTCCGCGCCGAGCCGGCCGGCCCGACATGCCACACCGGCCGCGAGAGTTGCTTCTGGCAAGACGTGAACGGCAACGCGCTCCAACCGCCCGCAGCCGGATTCCTCGACGAACTGGCCGAGATCGTGCAGGCGCGCCGCGTCGCTGCGCCGGACGAAAGCTACACCGCACGGCTGTTCGCGCAGGGTCGCCTGAAGATTGCCCAAAAAGTGGGCGAGGAAGGGCTGGAAGCAGCGCTGGCCGGCGTCGCACAGGACGAAGACCGGCTGATCGAAGAAAGCGCCGATCTGCTCTTCCACCTACTCGTGCTGCTGAACGAGCGCGGCGTAGCGCTGCGCGAAGTATTGGCCCGGCTGGCCGAGCGGCATGCACGAGCGACGCAGGAGCGATGA
- a CDS encoding nitrate ABC transporter ATP-binding protein: MTTLPIHTATVRALDERDDALIRAVKVCKCFELPDSHGIFTVLEDINLAVKPGEIVALLGRSGSGKSTLLRILAGLIPPSSGEVFSSGKRVAGPNSDVAMVFQSFALLPWLTVQQNVELGLEAIGVPMKERQARALKAIDMVGLDGFESAYPRELSGGMRQRVGFARAFVKQPKVLFMDEPFSALDVLTAENLRSEISDLWERGDFPAQSMLIVTHNIEEAVYLADRVIILGANPGRVRGEVMIDLPRPRDRSAPRFKDLVDGIYIVLTNPDRDLTTAVTGTLPRRETPYPPLPHATAGGISGLLELLYERPELRDLPEVSSSLQLPTDDLLPIIDAAVMLGLAEVKQGDITLTDAGKAFAVADIQTSKDIFRAQVLERVPTVKMIYTALKKKPNGSMRAGFFLDILDEHFPRDEAQRQFETAVDWGRYAELFEYDRSEDRLLLPVEASELTD; this comes from the coding sequence ATGACGACGTTGCCCATCCATACTGCAACGGTGCGCGCGCTTGATGAGCGCGACGACGCGCTGATTCGAGCGGTCAAAGTCTGCAAGTGCTTCGAGCTGCCCGACAGCCATGGCATCTTTACCGTGCTTGAAGACATCAACCTCGCCGTTAAGCCCGGTGAGATCGTAGCGCTGCTCGGCCGCAGCGGCAGTGGCAAGAGCACCTTGTTGCGCATCCTGGCCGGGCTGATTCCACCATCCAGCGGCGAAGTGTTCTCATCGGGTAAGCGCGTGGCCGGCCCTAATTCCGACGTGGCGATGGTCTTCCAGTCGTTTGCGCTGTTGCCGTGGTTGACCGTGCAGCAAAACGTCGAGCTGGGCCTGGAAGCCATCGGCGTGCCGATGAAGGAGCGGCAGGCGCGCGCGCTCAAGGCGATTGACATGGTCGGGCTGGACGGTTTTGAGAGCGCCTATCCGAGAGAGCTATCGGGCGGCATGCGCCAGCGGGTTGGCTTTGCACGGGCGTTCGTCAAGCAACCCAAGGTGTTGTTCATGGATGAGCCGTTTAGCGCCTTGGACGTGCTGACGGCCGAGAACTTGCGTAGCGAGATCAGCGACTTGTGGGAGCGGGGCGACTTTCCCGCGCAGAGCATGCTGATCGTCACGCACAACATCGAGGAAGCGGTGTACCTGGCCGATCGCGTGATCATCCTTGGCGCCAACCCAGGTCGCGTGCGCGGGGAGGTGATGATTGACCTGCCGCGCCCCCGCGACCGGAGCGCCCCCCGGTTCAAGGATTTGGTGGACGGCATCTACATTGTCTTGACGAACCCCGACCGTGACCTGACTACGGCCGTGACCGGCACGCTGCCGCGCCGCGAGACGCCATATCCACCCCTGCCGCACGCTACCGCCGGCGGCATTAGCGGCCTGCTTGAACTGCTCTATGAGCGGCCCGAACTGCGCGACCTGCCCGAAGTGTCCAGCTCTTTGCAACTGCCGACGGATGATCTGCTGCCGATCATTGACGCGGCGGTCATGTTGGGCCTGGCGGAGGTGAAACAGGGCGACATCACGCTCACCGACGCCGGCAAGGCGTTTGCCGTAGCCGACATCCAGACCAGCAAGGACATCTTCCGCGCGCAGGTGCTGGAGCGCGTGCCGACGGTGAAGATGATCTACACTGCGCTGAAAAAGAAGCCGAACGGCTCGATGCGCGCCGGGTTCTTCCTCGACATCCTGGACGAGCACTTCCCGCGCGACGAGGCGCAACGTCAATTTGAAACCGCGGTGGACTGGGGGCGCTATGCCGAGCTGTTCGAATATGACCGCAGCGAAGACCGGCTGTTGCTGCCGGTCGAGGCGAGCGAATTGACGGATTGA
- a CDS encoding ABC transporter permease, with the protein MVRLTFPTRETLRRLPFTPADAAVVLGTLALIVVTAYVGSTALAPFQPPDVLPEPISLDIVHLPYYLARSTLRMFIALFFSLLFTFTYGYVAAHSPRAERVLIPLLDILQSVPVLGFLSVTITFFIALFRGSLLGLEAASIFAIFTSQVWNMTFSFYQSLRTIPREQQEMARMFRLPRWQYFTKVEVPNSMIGLTWNAMMSFGGGWFFVAASEAIRVLNQDYRLPGIGAYVTEAIDQQNVGALIAAIVAMAIMIVLVDQLVWRPLIAWSQKFRNEQSEASELPTSWVLNLWRAARLPSLISEALRPAYEFVNRALSGALWLKPAQQTPLRVGRSLWVDGVYNFLIVALVAGSAVVLTRFILSEVGLVEVGNTFVLGLITMARVAALTGVATLIWAPIGVAVGFNPRLARLVQPVAQFLSAFPANFLFPFITIALIATGISLNVGSILLMSLGAQWYILFNVIAGAQTIPSDLREMAANMGLRGWKLWRRLIIPGIFSAWVTGGVTASGGAWNASIVAEVVSWGDTQLVATGLGAYIARATEVGDWPRIALGVAVMSLFVVALNRLFWRRLYVLAESRYVL; encoded by the coding sequence ATGGTCAGATTGACTTTCCCCACGCGCGAGACGTTGCGCCGCCTGCCGTTTACACCTGCCGATGCTGCCGTTGTGCTCGGCACGCTGGCGCTCATCGTCGTCACCGCCTACGTGGGCAGCACAGCGCTGGCGCCGTTCCAGCCGCCGGACGTGCTGCCCGAGCCGATCAGCCTAGACATCGTTCACTTGCCGTATTACCTCGCGCGCAGCACACTGCGCATGTTCATCGCGCTATTCTTCTCGCTGTTGTTCACGTTCACCTACGGCTACGTGGCAGCGCACAGCCCGCGCGCCGAGCGCGTGCTCATCCCGCTGTTGGACATTCTGCAGAGCGTGCCGGTGCTGGGCTTCCTGTCAGTGACCATCACGTTTTTCATCGCGCTGTTTCGCGGCAGCCTGCTGGGGCTGGAGGCGGCTTCGATCTTCGCCATCTTCACCAGCCAGGTGTGGAATATGACATTTTCGTTCTACCAGTCTTTGCGCACCATCCCGCGCGAGCAGCAGGAGATGGCCCGCATGTTCCGGCTGCCGCGCTGGCAATACTTCACCAAGGTCGAGGTGCCGAACTCGATGATCGGCCTGACGTGGAACGCGATGATGAGCTTCGGCGGTGGTTGGTTCTTCGTTGCGGCAAGCGAAGCCATCCGCGTGCTCAACCAGGACTATCGCTTGCCCGGCATCGGCGCCTACGTGACTGAAGCGATTGATCAGCAGAATGTCGGCGCACTGATCGCCGCCATCGTGGCCATGGCGATCATGATCGTGCTGGTGGATCAACTGGTGTGGCGCCCACTGATCGCCTGGTCGCAGAAGTTCCGCAACGAGCAAAGTGAAGCCAGTGAGCTGCCGACATCGTGGGTGTTGAACCTCTGGCGCGCAGCGCGGCTGCCGTCGCTCATCAGTGAAGCGTTGCGCCCGGCGTATGAATTCGTCAACCGCGCGCTCAGCGGCGCGCTCTGGCTCAAGCCGGCCCAGCAGACGCCGCTTCGCGTGGGGCGGTCATTGTGGGTGGACGGGGTCTATAACTTCCTGATTGTGGCGCTCGTCGCCGGCAGCGCGGTCGTGCTGACGCGGTTCATCCTCAGCGAGGTTGGCCTCGTCGAAGTGGGCAACACCTTCGTGCTTGGGTTGATCACCATGGCGCGCGTCGCCGCGCTCACGGGGGTGGCTACGTTGATTTGGGCGCCGATCGGCGTAGCCGTTGGCTTCAACCCGCGTTTGGCGCGGTTGGTCCAGCCTGTCGCACAGTTCCTGTCGGCCTTCCCGGCCAACTTCCTCTTCCCGTTCATCACGATTGCCTTGATCGCAACGGGCATCAGCTTGAACGTGGGGAGCATCTTGCTGATGTCGCTGGGCGCGCAATGGTACATCCTGTTCAATGTCATCGCTGGCGCGCAGACCATCCCCAGCGACCTGCGCGAGATGGCGGCGAACATGGGGTTGCGCGGCTGGAAGCTGTGGCGGCGGTTGATCATCCCCGGCATCTTCTCGGCTTGGGTGACGGGCGGCGTTACTGCCTCGGGCGGGGCGTGGAACGCCAGCATCGTGGCCGAGGTGGTGTCGTGGGGCGATACGCAGCTTGTGGCGACCGGACTGGGCGCATATATCGCGCGCGCAACCGAGGTCGGCGATTGGCCGCGCATTGCGCTTGGCGTCGCCGTGATGTCGTTGTTCGTCGTCGCGCTCAACCGCCTGTTTTGGCGGCGGCTGTATGTCTTGGCTGAAAGCCGATATGTCTTGTGA
- a CDS encoding 7,8-dihydro-8-oxoguanine triphosphatase, translating into MPYTPIIGTLGYILSPDRRFVLMIHRNVRPDDQAFGKYNGLGGKVERDEDVAACMKREIREEAGVEVAAMQLRGTISWPGFGPNGEDWLGFVFLIYQFVGEPVMRNDEGTLEWTPLQRLLDACSTDPRTRDRAALPMWPGDPYFLPLVFDDDPRPFHGVMPYENGQPVSWRYTRL; encoded by the coding sequence ATGCCCTACACCCCCATTATCGGCACACTGGGCTATATCCTTTCGCCCGACCGCCGATTTGTGTTGATGATTCACCGCAACGTGCGCCCTGATGATCAGGCCTTCGGCAAATACAACGGCCTGGGTGGCAAGGTGGAACGCGATGAGGATGTCGCGGCGTGCATGAAGCGCGAGATCCGCGAGGAGGCCGGCGTCGAGGTGGCCGCCATGCAGTTGCGTGGCACCATCAGTTGGCCCGGCTTCGGCCCGAACGGCGAGGACTGGCTCGGCTTCGTCTTCTTGATCTATCAGTTTGTCGGTGAGCCGGTGATGCGCAATGACGAAGGCACGTTGGAGTGGACGCCGCTCCAACGCCTGCTGGATGCATGTTCGACCGATCCACGGACGCGCGACCGCGCCGCGCTCCCCATGTGGCCGGGCGACCCGTACTTCTTGCCGCTCGTCTTCGATGACGATCCTCGTCCGTTCCACGGCGTGATGCCCTACGAGAACGGCCAGCCTGTGAGCTGGCGTTATACCCGCCTCTGA